DNA from Gemella massiliensis:
GATCATTTAACTCACTAAACGCATTAGCATGTTCACGACGCACAATAAACAGTTCAAATCTATCGGTAAATCTCGGATCATCTACATTAGTTTTTGCTAACGGAGAAACTTCTACAGGATGACCATAGACAAATGTTGGCTGAACTAATGTTTCTTCAACAAACGTTTCAAAAAATTCATTAATAATGTGCCCAACTTTCATATCTTTTCTTACCGGCACATTGTGTTCTTTAGCTAAATCATGAGCTTTTTCGTCTGTCATTTTTTCCCAGAAATCAATTCCTGTTACTTCTTTAATAATATCAACCATATGCACTCGACGCCATTTTGGTGTCAAATCAATCTCATCTTCACCGTAGGTAATTTTAGTTGTTCCGTGAATTTGTTCACAAATATAGGCAATCATTGATTCTGTCAAATCCATAATATCATTAAAGTCCGCATATGCTTCGTATAACTCTATCATTGTAAATTCCGGATTATGTCGTGTTGATACACCTTCATTACGAAATGCGCGTCCTATTTCATATACTTTCTCCAATCCACCCACAATAAGTCGTTTTAACGGTAACTCTAAGGCTATACGCATAAATAACTGCATATCCAACGCATTGTGGTGGGTTACAAACGGTTTTGCCGCAGCCCCTCCGGCGATACTGTGCATCATGGGTGTTTCAACTTCTAAATAACCACGTTCGTTTAAATAACTACGCATAATTTGAATAATTTTTGAACGAAGAATAAAAGTTTCTTTACTTTCGCTATTCATAATTAAATCAACATAGCGTCTTCTATAACGTTCTTCAACATCTTTAAGACCGTGAAATTTGTCCGGTAAAGGGCGTAATGCTTTTGTCAAAATTTCAAATTTATCGGCTTTTACCGATAATTCACCCACGTTTGTTTTAAATAGTACACCGCTAACCCCGACAATATCCCCTAAATCTAATGTTTTAAAATACTCATAACTATCTCCTACTCTGTCTTGACGTACATAGATTTGAATTTGCCCTCCTAAATCTTGGACGTGAGCAAACCCAGCTTTACCTTTTCCACGTTTTGTCATTACACGACCTGCTATTGTTACAGAGATATTTTTTTCAGAAAGTTCTTCTTTACTGTATTTATCATACTCATTCACAAGTTCACTTGATAAATGAGTTCTTTCAAATTTTGTACCAAATGGATCTATACCGTTTTTACGCATTGCATCCATTTTTTCGCGACGCACAACCATTTGATCATTTAATTCAAGTGCATCATTTACTTTGATTTCTTCTGTCATGTTGTGTTCCTTTCTAGCTCTTTTTTATCTAATCTTTTCCACATAAACACTATTATAACACATTTTAATCGTTTTTTGTTACCCTTTATTATTATATTTATTGAATTTTTTTATTTTCTGGTTTATAATGGCATTAAAATTATAAAGTAAAGGTCAAAAATATGAAATTTATTAATAAAATCCCCATACCAATAGCCGGTCTG
Protein-coding regions in this window:
- the lysS gene encoding lysine--tRNA ligase; the encoded protein is MTEEIKVNDALELNDQMVVRREKMDAMRKNGIDPFGTKFERTHLSSELVNEYDKYSKEELSEKNISVTIAGRVMTKRGKGKAGFAHVQDLGGQIQIYVRQDRVGDSYEYFKTLDLGDIVGVSGVLFKTNVGELSVKADKFEILTKALRPLPDKFHGLKDVEERYRRRYVDLIMNSESKETFILRSKIIQIMRSYLNERGYLEVETPMMHSIAGGAAAKPFVTHHNALDMQLFMRIALELPLKRLIVGGLEKVYEIGRAFRNEGVSTRHNPEFTMIELYEAYADFNDIMDLTESMIAYICEQIHGTTKITYGEDEIDLTPKWRRVHMVDIIKEVTGIDFWEKMTDEKAHDLAKEHNVPVRKDMKVGHIINEFFETFVEETLVQPTFVYGHPVEVSPLAKTNVDDPRFTDRFELFIVRREHANAFSELNDPIDQKQRFLDQMDEKDAGNEEVYEMDEDFVEALEYGMPPTGGLGIGIDRLVMLLTNSTSIRDVLMFPYMKNK